The following are encoded together in the Longimicrobium terrae genome:
- the rpmE gene encoding 50S ribosomal protein L31, with the protein MKADLHPKYETANVNCACGNTFQTRTTKGDISVDVCSQCHPYYTGKQKLMDTAGRVERFRQRYATAEK; encoded by the coding sequence ATGAAGGCCGATCTACATCCCAAGTACGAGACCGCAAACGTGAACTGCGCGTGCGGCAACACCTTCCAGACGCGCACCACCAAGGGTGACATCAGCGTCGACGTCTGCAGCCAGTGCCACCCGTACTACACGGGCAAGCAGAAGCTGATGGACACGGCGGGCCGCGTGGAGCGGTTCCGGCAGCGCTACGCCACCGCCGAGAAGTAA
- a CDS encoding ferritin-like domain-containing protein, translating into MSDVKELIDGMNEDLAAEYQAVIMYRTYASLVTGPYRREIRSFFESEIPDELGHAAFLADKIVALGGTPVTQSGPVPIPRTNREMLEVALQAEVDTIERYTKRIEQAEALGELSVKLQLENLVVDESSHRDDLRRMLMDWRE; encoded by the coding sequence ATGTCGGACGTGAAGGAACTGATCGACGGGATGAACGAGGATCTGGCGGCCGAGTACCAGGCCGTGATCATGTATCGCACCTACGCCAGCCTGGTGACCGGCCCGTACCGCCGGGAGATCCGCAGCTTCTTCGAGAGCGAGATTCCGGACGAGCTGGGGCATGCCGCGTTTCTGGCCGACAAGATCGTGGCGCTGGGCGGAACGCCGGTGACGCAGTCGGGCCCGGTGCCCATTCCGCGCACCAACCGCGAGATGCTGGAAGTGGCGCTGCAGGCCGAGGTGGACACCATCGAGCGCTACACCAAGCGCATCGAGCAGGCCGAGGCGCTGGGCGAGCTGAGCGTAAAGCTGCAGCTTGAAAACCTGGTCGTGGATGAGAGCAGCCACCGCGACGACCTGCGCCGCATGCTGATGGACTGGCGCGAGTAG
- a CDS encoding Gfo/Idh/MocA family protein gives MASARQPIRVAVLGAGSIAQVVHLPILSRMRGVQVAALADRDAHTARTIAERFQVPAVSTEFEQVLTDDIDAVVICTPSNRHEEQVRAALRAGKHVLCEKPLALTAEGVERILDEEGADRRLMVAMNQRFRADAAALRQFVVGGELGDVYYLKTGWLNRYRPRGRTWRERKATAGGGAFMDLGIQMLDLALWTLGYPTPERISAHMYSAPGNEVEDAAALILRLDGDRVINLDCTWNLRAKNDRQFLHLLGSTGSASLTPLAVFKEMPAGLVEVTPPVPASRENAFTASYRAELQAFVEVVRGERAVEAPAEHLVLMRLVEAAYRSAAERREVAL, from the coding sequence ATGGCCTCCGCACGCCAACCCATCCGCGTCGCCGTGCTGGGCGCGGGATCCATCGCGCAGGTGGTGCACCTGCCCATCCTTTCCCGCATGCGCGGCGTGCAGGTGGCCGCGCTGGCCGACCGCGACGCGCACACCGCGCGCACGATCGCCGAGCGCTTTCAGGTCCCCGCCGTATCCACCGAGTTCGAACAGGTGCTGACGGACGACATCGACGCCGTCGTCATCTGTACGCCCAGCAACCGGCACGAAGAACAGGTCCGCGCCGCCCTGCGCGCCGGCAAGCACGTGCTGTGCGAAAAGCCGCTGGCGCTCACGGCCGAGGGCGTGGAGCGCATTCTGGACGAGGAAGGCGCCGACCGCCGCCTGATGGTGGCGATGAACCAGCGCTTCCGCGCCGATGCGGCCGCGCTGCGCCAGTTCGTTGTCGGTGGCGAACTGGGCGACGTCTACTACCTCAAGACCGGGTGGCTGAACCGCTACCGTCCGCGCGGCCGCACCTGGCGTGAACGGAAGGCGACGGCGGGCGGCGGCGCGTTCATGGATCTGGGGATCCAGATGCTGGACTTGGCGCTGTGGACGCTGGGCTACCCCACGCCGGAACGCATCAGCGCGCACATGTACTCCGCGCCGGGGAACGAGGTGGAGGACGCTGCCGCGCTCATCCTGCGGCTGGACGGCGACCGCGTCATCAACCTGGACTGCACCTGGAACCTGCGCGCCAAGAACGACCGCCAGTTCCTGCACCTGCTGGGTTCCACGGGGAGCGCGTCGCTGACGCCGCTGGCCGTGTTCAAGGAGATGCCGGCCGGGCTGGTGGAAGTGACGCCTCCCGTTCCCGCGTCGCGAGAGAACGCCTTTACCGCCAGCTACCGTGCAGAACTGCAGGCGTTCGTGGAGGTGGTGCGCGGCGAGCGGGCCGTCGAGGCGCCAGCGGAACACCTCGTGCTGATGCGGCTGGTGGAGGCCGCGTACCGCTCCGCGGCCGAACGCCGCGAAGTGGCGCTCTGA
- the prfA gene encoding peptide chain release factor 1 — protein MQDRIFDAQRRSDDLAVQLADPGIHADPRRLRELSREHARLSAIVQAAARLDRARDELAGAESMLADAAGDPEMAAMARAEAEHLTGEVARLDNELLLLLIPRDPLDDRDAVVEVRAGTGGDEAALFAGDLFRMYQRFADRKGWKIELVSMSEGASGGYREAIFTVRGAEAFGDLRYESGVHRVQRVPATETQGRIHTSAATVAVLPEAEEVDVQINPGDLRIDVYRSSGPGGQSVNTTDSAVRITHIPTGLVVTCQDEKSQHKNKDKAMGVLRSRLLDARIAEQEAARARDRKAQVGTGDRSAKIRTYNFPQSRVTDHRIGYTTHALQQLLDGALDEMIEKLKLASQAEREGMAA, from the coding sequence ATGCAAGACCGGATTTTCGACGCGCAGCGCCGCTCCGACGACCTCGCCGTCCAGCTCGCCGACCCTGGCATTCACGCCGACCCGCGCCGCCTTCGCGAGCTGTCGCGGGAGCACGCGCGCCTGTCCGCCATCGTGCAGGCGGCCGCGCGGCTCGACCGCGCCCGTGACGAACTGGCCGGCGCCGAATCCATGCTGGCCGACGCCGCGGGCGACCCCGAGATGGCCGCCATGGCCCGCGCCGAAGCCGAGCACCTGACCGGCGAAGTGGCCCGGCTGGACAACGAGCTGCTCCTGCTCCTCATCCCCCGCGACCCGCTGGACGACCGCGACGCCGTGGTCGAGGTGCGCGCCGGGACGGGCGGGGACGAGGCCGCGCTGTTCGCCGGCGACCTGTTCCGCATGTACCAGCGCTTCGCCGACCGCAAGGGGTGGAAGATCGAACTGGTGAGCATGTCGGAAGGCGCCAGCGGCGGGTACCGCGAAGCCATCTTCACCGTGCGCGGCGCCGAGGCGTTCGGCGACCTGCGCTACGAAAGCGGCGTGCACCGCGTGCAGCGCGTGCCCGCGACGGAAACCCAGGGGCGCATCCACACTTCCGCCGCCACCGTGGCGGTGCTTCCCGAGGCGGAAGAGGTGGACGTGCAGATCAATCCCGGCGACCTGCGCATTGACGTGTACCGCAGCTCCGGACCCGGCGGGCAGTCGGTGAACACCACCGACAGCGCCGTGCGTATCACCCACATCCCCACGGGGCTGGTGGTGACCTGCCAGGATGAGAAGTCGCAGCACAAGAACAAGGACAAGGCCATGGGCGTGCTGCGCTCGCGGCTGCTGGACGCGCGCATCGCCGAGCAGGAGGCCGCCCGCGCCCGCGACCGCAAGGCCCAGGTGGGCACCGGCGACCGCAGCGCCAAGATCCGCACCTACAACTTTCCGCAGAGCCGGGTGACGGACCACCGCATCGGCTACACCACGCACGCCCTGCAGCAGTTGCTGGACGGCGCGCTGGACGAGATGATCGAGAAGCTGAAGCTGGCGTCGCAGGCCGAGCGCGAGGGCATGGCCGCGTGA